In Bacillus pumilus, the sequence ATTTCGTCACATGAACCGGCTTTGCCACATCATGATCTGACAGAAGCTGCAGGATCAAGGATTTGACCAAAGGGTTTCCATCCGGTTTTTGTAAGATCGTATTTAATAGACCCATATGCGGTGTAATATTCCGGTCTTTCAATGAATGGATGAACTGCACCTGCTCTTCTGGCCGCTCCAGTATATCATCTATATTGATTTCACCGCGATCACTCTCGTCTTCGTCTAAGATCTCTTCAGGCGATTCAATCATCTTCCTGCTAAATTCGAGCAGCTTGTAAAAATGCTCCGCGCTTTCTGCTGGAAGGTGGTTCTCCTCGAGTACAGCCTCAATCGTCTGTTTGACTTCCTCGTATTCTTTCAGCTGAATTAAGATGGTCATATACACTTGAAGCACGGTGAAATAGTGTCCATACCCTTCATTTAACATCTTTTCACAAACACGCTTTGCATCCTGCAGCTCACCCAGCTCCAGAAAACAAATCGCCATGCCGAGGTGAATATCGGATTCTTCATCGTCATCATAAGATTTCGCTTCTGAAAATAACTGAAGCGCCTCTTGATACTGTTTATCTTTTAATGCTGCCATTCCTTTTTCAATCAGTCTTTCTTTCAGACCAGGAAACAAAATGACATTATCTTTCTTCTTGTCATGTTTCATGCTTACGTTCCTTTCGGGCGCATATTTTTTATCAGTTTACCAACGAAGGTTAGTAAACACAAGTAACGAGAGGTTTTCATGCAAAAAAGAAGCCGTCACACCTCGGTCGGACGGCTTCTCGTTGTTTATGCACGCAGCCAGCTGCTGCGCTTTTCTTCAAATGCCTGAATGTCATCTTCTAATAATAACGTTAATGAAATCTCATCATAGCCATTCAGGAGCATTTCTCTCCAGTGAGGGTCTACTTCAAAAGGGGTCATTTTCCCTTCATGGTCTTGAATCTGCTGTTTTTCCAGATCAACCGTCATCTCATACCCTTTGTACTCATATGATGCTGCGAATGTTTTCCACACATCATAATCAAGACGAATCGGAAGCATCCCATTTTTAAAGCAGTTTTGATGAAAAATATCTGCGAATGATGGTGCGATGACAATTTTGAAACCATAATCATCAAGTGCCCAAGGGGCATGTTCCCTTGATGATCCGCAGCCAAAGTTTTCTCCTGCGATCAAAATGGATGCTCCTTCATAAATCGGCTGATTCAGCTCGAAATCAGGATTTGGGCTGCCATCGGCTAAATACCGCCAGTCGAAAAAGGCAAACCGGCCATATCCTGTTCGTTCAATTCTTTTCAAAAATTGCTTCGGAATAATTTGATCTGTATCTACATTTATACGGTTAAGCACAGCGGCTTTCCCTTTATGAGTGACTAAAGGCTCCATCTATGACAACTCCTTACACGACTGTTTTCTCTTGATTAAACTTCCTGACATCGACAAATCGGCCATGTATTGCAGCCATTGCAGCCATTGCCGGGCTGACAAGATGGGTTCTTGCACCCTTCCCTTGACGCCCCTCAAAGTTACGGTTTGACGTGGACGCGCAGCGTTCGCCTTCTGGCACCACATCATTATTCATACTGAGGCACATACTGCAGCCAGATTCTCTCCATTCAAAGCCTGCTTCAAGGAAAATTTCATGAAGACCTTCTTCTTCTGCTTGCAGTTTGACACTTTGAGAGCCAGGCACCACAATCGCTCTGACATGATCAGCTACTTTTTGTCCTTCAATCATAGAAGCTGCTTGGCGTAAATCAGTCATTCTTGAGTTCGTACAAGAGCCGATAAAGACATGCTCGATCGTAATGTCTTCAATACGCTGATGCGGATGAACACCCATGTACTCGTAAGCTCTGAGCGCTTCTTTTTGATCATCTTCTTGTGCAAAATCCTCAGGTCCCGGGATCGATGCATCCACAGGCAGCACCATCCCTGGGTTAATTCCCCACGTGACCATTGGTGAAATCTCATTCCCATCTAAAACAATCGTTTTATCATAGGTTGCACCCGGATCTGTTTTAAGTTCTTCCCATTCTTTAATGGCTGCTTCGAAGTCTTCTCCCTGCGGTGCATATTTGCGGCCGCGGCAATATTCAAAGGTGACTTCATCAGGTGCAATCAATCCTGCTCTTGCGCCTGCTTCAATCGACATATTACAAACGGTCATCCGCTCATCCATCGTCATGTTTCTGAATACTTCCCCAGTGTATTCAATGACATAACCTGAACCGAACTTCACGCCGTGTGCACCAATGACTGCTAAAATGACATCTTTGGCAGTTACCCCTTTTTGCAGCTTTCCGTCTACTCTAATTTCTAGTGTTTTCGGACGCTGCTGCCAAAGTGTTTGTGTGGAAAGTACATGTTCAACCTCACTTGTACCGATCCCAAAGGCAAGTGCACCAAACGCGCCGTGAGTTGATGTATGACTATCTCCACAAACGATTGTTTTCCCCGGAAGTGTCAAACCAAGCTCTGGTCCAACGACATGGACAATTCCTTGGTCTACACTGTGAAGGTCAGCTAGACGGACACCAAATTCAGCACAGTTGCGCTCTAGAGCACTCACCTGCTTTTTAGCAATCTCATCTTTGATCACAAATCGATTCACAGTCGGGATGTTGTGATCCATCGTCGCAAACGTGTTTTGAGGTCTTCTCACCTTGCGTCCTTTTTGTCTTAATCCTTCAAATGCTTGAGGTGATGTCACTTCATGCACCAAGTGCAGATCAATATACAAAAGGTCTGGTTTTCCCTCGCCGCTTTTGACAACATGCTGATCCCATATTTTTTCGATGATTGTTCGAGGCATAACCCTTTTCCTCCCTCTACCTAATTCAACAAGATTTCTATTTATACAATTGTTTTCGCACGTTTTTTCAGTGCGTCTACAACTGCTGTGGTGATATCGTCAGTCGTTTGATATGTTCCCTCTTTTGCTGCTAAATCCTTTGTGCGTTTGCCAGAGGCAAGAACAGCTTCCACGGCTTCTTCTATTGCAGCCGCTTCATCTTCTAATGCAAAGGATGTTCTAAGCAAGCTGGCTGCTGACAAAATGGTTGCCAGAGGGTTTGCGACATTTTGCCCCGCAATATCGGGTGCTGAACCATGAATCGGCTCATATAAATGAAGGCCTGTGCTTGATAGACTAGCAGATGGCAGCATACCGAGTGAACCAGTAATCATAGAAGCCTCGTCACTTAAAATGTCGCCAAACATATTCTCTGTCACAATGACATCAAATTGAGCGGGCTTATAAATCAGCTGCATGGCGGCATTATCAACGAGCATGTGCTCATATGCAACTTCTGGATATTGGGATGCAACTTCTTCTACCGCATCCCGCCATAGTTTACTGGAAGCAAGAACATTCGCTTTATCCACAGACGTCACTTTTTTCCGTCTCGTTAAGGCCATGTCGAACGCTTCTTTTAATACACGGACAATCTCTTCCTTTGTATAAAGGAGTGTATCAACAGCAGCTTCTTTTCCTTCATCATCCGTATAGCGCTCGCTTGGTTCACCAAAATAGAGGCCGCCTGTTAATTCACGAACGATGACGAAATCTACTCCGCTAATATGATCTTGTTTTAACGGCGACGCCTCGCTTAAGCTATCGAACACTTTGACAGGACGGATATTTGCAAATAAGTCCAGCTGTTTACGAATGGCGAGCAAGCCTTTTTCCGGGCGAAGTTCTGGCGGGTTTTGATCCCACTTTGGTCCGCCAACTGCTCCTAATAAAATCGCATCTGCGCTTTTGCACACATCTACTGTTTCCTTAGGGAGCGGATTATTTTTTTCATCTATCGCTATACCGCCAATGAGCGCAGTTTCGAATTCAAATTCGTGTTGAAATTGAGCCGCTGTTTCTTGCAGGACAGCGACTGCTGATGCTACGACTTCCGGTCCGATTCCATCGCCGGGCAAAAGTGCAATTTTCTTTTTCATGAGGACCTTCCTCCTTTCCTATGAGATCGCGTGATGTTTCTCAATTTCAAACAAATTTGATTTAAAGATTAAATGCCTGTTCACTGCATTGACGTAAGCTTTAGCCGATGCTTCCAGTACATCTTGCGCCACACCTCGGCCTGCTGTTTCTTTTCCTTCTATTGAAACAGTGACATATACTTCTGCTAGCGCGTCTCTGCCTTTTCCATTTGATTGAATACGGTAGTCTAGCAAATGAATTCTTTCCTCCATACAGCGCTCAAGCGTGTTGTACACAGCTTCTACACTGCCTGCACCTGTAGCTGCTTCTTGAATGACTTCCTGCGTTTCTTGATTTTTAAGAGAAACCGTTGCTGTTGGCATTTGTTCTGTACCATAATGTACTTGAAGGCTTTCAAATTCGTAGCCAATTTTTCGGTCTGCTACTTTTTCTTCTAATATAATAGAAATCAAATCATCATCTGTGATTTCTTTCTTCTTCTCTGTTAAGTTCTTGAAGGTTTCGAAGAACTTATTGATTTCTTCTTCAGTTAGCTTAAAGCCTAGTGTTTTCAAGCGGTCTTTAAACGCATGTCTTCCGGAGTGTTTTCCAAGGACAAGCACATCTGTTGTGACGCCTACAAGCTCTGGAGAAATAATTTCATAGGTTGTTTTTTCTTTGAGGAAACCATCCTGGTGAATACCTGATTCATGTGCAAAAGCGTTGTTTCCAACGACTGCTTTATTGCGCGGCACAATCATTCCAGAGTATTTGCTCACTACATCACTTGTACGCTTAATTTCATTCAATTGAATTGTTGATTCGACCTGATAAAAGTCTTTTCGAATATGAAGAGCTACTGCAATTTCTTCTAAAGCGGCATTCCCAGCTCGCTCTCCGATACCGTTGACTGCTGTTTCAATTTGATCGGCTCCATTTTCGATTGCTGCAAGTGAGTTTGCCACAGCCATGCCAAGGTCATCATGACAGTGTGCTGACAAATTCACGCGATCAATATTTGGAACGTGTTCTTTCATGTATTTAAAGATATTTCCGTACTCTTTTGGCGCTAGGTATCCAACTGTATCAGGTAAGTTAATCACACTTGCCCCAGCGTCAATGACCTTCTCTACAATTTCCGCTAAGAAAGCAAGATCTGTACGGCACGCATCTTCTGCTGACCACTGGACAACCGGGAAGCGTTCTTTTGCGTATTTCACCATTGAGACAGCCTGTTCTACAACTTCCTCACGTGTTTTCTTTAGTTTATGCTTCAGGTGAATGTCAGAAGTCGCAATAAAGACGTGAATTCTTGGTTGAGCCCCATCTTTTAATGCTTCCCATGCAGCATCAATATCACCTTTCACACAACGTGCAAGCCCTGCAACTGAACAGTTTTTGATTGTTCTTGCAATTTCTTGTACACCTAAGAAATCCCCTCGGGATGAAGCGGGAAAACCCGCTTCAATGATATTAACCCCAAGGCGCTCAAGCTGCTTTGCAATGATTAGCTTTTCTTGTGCATTTAAGTTCACTCCTGGTGATTGCTCTCCATCTCGAAGTGTTGTGTCAAAAAAATTAATTTTCCGCACCGACGCTCACCGCTTCCTTTTTCTTTCCTTGTTTGACGAAAGGCATCATTTCACGAAGCTTTCTTCCGACGATTTCAATTTGATGCTCACTTTCACTTTCATTAATAGCATTGAAACGTGGACGATTCACTTGGTTTTCAACAATCCATTCTTTTGCAAATGTTCCATTTTGGATGTCGGTCAAGACTGCTTTCATTGATTCTTTTACTTTTGCATCAACAACGCGTGGTCCTGATACGAAGTCACCCCATTGTGCTGTATCAGAGATTGAATATCTCATGCCTTCTAGTCCTTCTTCATACATAAGGTCAACGATCAGTTTTAGTTCATGCAGACACTCGAAGTATGCAAGCTCTGGCTGATAACCCGCTTCTGTTAACGTTTCGAACCCTGCTTTCACTAGTGAAGTAAGACCTCCACAAAGAACTGCTTGCTCACCGAATAGGT encodes:
- the ddcA gene encoding DNA damage checkpoint antagonist DdcA (acts as an antagonist to the cell cycle checkpoint enforcement protein YneA), giving the protein MKHDKKKDNVILFPGLKERLIEKGMAALKDKQYQEALQLFSEAKSYDDDEESDIHLGMAICFLELGELQDAKRVCEKMLNEGYGHYFTVLQVYMTILIQLKEYEEVKQTIEAVLEENHLPAESAEHFYKLLEFSRKMIESPEEILDEDESDRGEINIDDILERPEEQVQFIHSLKDRNITPHMGLLNTILQKPDGNPLVKSLILQLLSDHDVAKPVHVTKFGDSLTLVPSEAVKPEQMPLLQQVLRMLDDTLGNENPTLYQGVEELWRRHLFVLYPFLPKYTDPNLWAAALHKVGYEMHGIEIDLEELHLLYDFNERELREACTMLKDIEEISYL
- the leuD gene encoding 3-isopropylmalate dehydratase small subunit — translated: MEPLVTHKGKAAVLNRINVDTDQIIPKQFLKRIERTGYGRFAFFDWRYLADGSPNPDFELNQPIYEGASILIAGENFGCGSSREHAPWALDDYGFKIVIAPSFADIFHQNCFKNGMLPIRLDYDVWKTFAASYEYKGYEMTVDLEKQQIQDHEGKMTPFEVDPHWREMLLNGYDEISLTLLLEDDIQAFEEKRSSWLRA
- the leuC gene encoding 3-isopropylmalate dehydratase large subunit, whose product is MPRTIIEKIWDQHVVKSGEGKPDLLYIDLHLVHEVTSPQAFEGLRQKGRKVRRPQNTFATMDHNIPTVNRFVIKDEIAKKQVSALERNCAEFGVRLADLHSVDQGIVHVVGPELGLTLPGKTIVCGDSHTSTHGAFGALAFGIGTSEVEHVLSTQTLWQQRPKTLEIRVDGKLQKGVTAKDVILAVIGAHGVKFGSGYVIEYTGEVFRNMTMDERMTVCNMSIEAGARAGLIAPDEVTFEYCRGRKYAPQGEDFEAAIKEWEELKTDPGATYDKTIVLDGNEISPMVTWGINPGMVLPVDASIPGPEDFAQEDDQKEALRAYEYMGVHPHQRIEDITIEHVFIGSCTNSRMTDLRQAASMIEGQKVADHVRAIVVPGSQSVKLQAEEEGLHEIFLEAGFEWRESGCSMCLSMNNDVVPEGERCASTSNRNFEGRQGKGARTHLVSPAMAAMAAIHGRFVDVRKFNQEKTVV
- the leuB gene encoding 3-isopropylmalate dehydrogenase; this translates as MKKKIALLPGDGIGPEVVASAVAVLQETAAQFQHEFEFETALIGGIAIDEKNNPLPKETVDVCKSADAILLGAVGGPKWDQNPPELRPEKGLLAIRKQLDLFANIRPVKVFDSLSEASPLKQDHISGVDFVIVRELTGGLYFGEPSERYTDDEGKEAAVDTLLYTKEEIVRVLKEAFDMALTRRKKVTSVDKANVLASSKLWRDAVEEVASQYPEVAYEHMLVDNAAMQLIYKPAQFDVIVTENMFGDILSDEASMITGSLGMLPSASLSSTGLHLYEPIHGSAPDIAGQNVANPLATILSAASLLRTSFALEDEAAAIEEAVEAVLASGKRTKDLAAKEGTYQTTDDITTAVVDALKKRAKTIV
- a CDS encoding 2-isopropylmalate synthase, encoding MRKINFFDTTLRDGEQSPGVNLNAQEKLIIAKQLERLGVNIIEAGFPASSRGDFLGVQEIARTIKNCSVAGLARCVKGDIDAAWEALKDGAQPRIHVFIATSDIHLKHKLKKTREEVVEQAVSMVKYAKERFPVVQWSAEDACRTDLAFLAEIVEKVIDAGASVINLPDTVGYLAPKEYGNIFKYMKEHVPNIDRVNLSAHCHDDLGMAVANSLAAIENGADQIETAVNGIGERAGNAALEEIAVALHIRKDFYQVESTIQLNEIKRTSDVVSKYSGMIVPRNKAVVGNNAFAHESGIHQDGFLKEKTTYEIISPELVGVTTDVLVLGKHSGRHAFKDRLKTLGFKLTEEEINKFFETFKNLTEKKKEITDDDLISIILEEKVADRKIGYEFESLQVHYGTEQMPTATVSLKNQETQEVIQEAATGAGSVEAVYNTLERCMEERIHLLDYRIQSNGKGRDALAEVYVTVSIEGKETAGRGVAQDVLEASAKAYVNAVNRHLIFKSNLFEIEKHHAIS